One Natronomonas gomsonensis genomic window, GTGCCGACGACCCACCGAATCGTCGAGGAAGTCGACGGCGCCTACCGGACGAAAGGCGACGCCAACGAGAACGTCGACGCCGGACTCGTCGACCCCTCGCAGGTCCTCGGGAACGTCGTCGTCGTCATCCCGCTCATCGGCTACGTCATCCTGTGGGCGAACACGACCGTCGGGTTCGCGCTGTTGGTCGTGGTGCCGCTGGTCCTTCTCGGTGGCATGGAGGCGTACCGCTTTCTCCGTGACCCGGAGGAAGAACACGCCACCGCGACCGCGGCGACGGACGGTGGAGCGGGCGCCCCGGACGGAAGTGTGCCTGCCGAGGTGGCTGTGACCGAAACTGAAGACAGCCCCTCTGAAACGTCACCACAGAAGACCGTCGAGGTCGCTGGACTCGACCTGTCGCTGACGCTCTGGGTGCTGTTGGCCTTCGCCGCGTACGCCGGCTACGTGCTCTTCACGGAAGTGAGCCGAACCGGCGTCCCGAGCGCCGTCGGCGTCGGCGTGTTCACCGGCGCACTCGTCGGATTCATGCTGGTCGCCGCGTTGGTGGGCCGAGAGCGTCTCCGCACTCGCCGGCAGGACGCCGAACCGGTTGCCATGACGGACCCGGACGCCGACGGAACCCCCGGAGGTGACTGAGATGGCAAACGACATCGCCGTCGTCGTCGCCGTCGTGGCGGTGTTCGTCGCCGCGACGGTCGGTTCCGCCGGCGGAACGGCTTCGCTGCTGTCCGACCAGGAATCGGTGACCGTTCCCGTCAGTGCCGACGTGGCGCCGCCAATCCAGCCAGTCGAGGACGACAATGACACAGGCCCTTCGGCCGAAGGGTTCTCGCCGCCGTCAGCCGGTCCACCCGGAGGACCGACCGCGTTCGCACGCGGAGGTGGCCCCGGTGGCGACAGCCTCGATAGCGATACCAGCGCCCCGACGACGGTATCGGCCGACGACGAACAGCCGGACGGCGAGCAGCCACCCACCGAACAGGCTGACGACTCACCGACGGTCGAAAACGGCTCCAGCGACGGAACGGCCCCGGACGGAGAACCCACCGAGGAACCGGGCGAAAACACGCCCGAGTCGAACGACGAGGAAGACGGTTCGACGACCGAGGACGAATCGGATGCCGGTTCACAATCCACTGACGGGTCCGGTGATGCCGAACCCGAGGGCGAGACGTCGGAAGACGCCGGCGAGGCGGACGCTGACGGTGCCGACGCCGACAGTGCCGACGATACCACGGACGACGAGGACGCCGGTACCGACGCCGAGACCGAAGAGCAGACCGACGACGGTGCTGACTCGACCGACGGTGACACGGAGACGCCAGAAGCCGACGAACAGTCCACCGACGATGGCGAGCAGTCTCCCGACGATGGACAAGCCACCGACGAGCAAGCGGACGACTCGACGGAGGACGATGTCGAAACCGAGTCGACCGACTCCGACGACGAATCCGCGAACGACACCTCATCCACCGACGGTAGCGACACTGACGGGGCAGTCACCGACGATGAGACGGCAGATGAGGATACGACAGACGGCGGGACGGAAGACGACGGGACGACCGACGGCGACACTTCGACCGACGGGACGACTGATGGAGAGACCTCCGGAGCGACCGCCGACGAAACGGACGCCTCGACGAGCGACGCCGAAAGCGAGTCCACGGACGAAGACACCGACGAGTCAGACGCCGCCGCTGACACAACCGTGTCCGGCGAGTCCTGATGCGTATCCGCGGGGTTCCGACCGTCGGCTTGCTCGTGACGCTCCCGGGGATGCGCCCCGGGGCGAATCGCCGCAACGCGCTGGTGGCGCTGACGTATCTGTTCGCGCTGCTGCTCGTGATTTCACGGCTGTTGTAGGTACCGGCCGAAAAATCGAACCGCGCGCTCAGTAACTCTTCGCGAAGTACGCCGTCTCGACGGCTTCCTCCTCACAGATACCGCAGGTGTCGTGGACGGGCCCTTCGTCCTCGTCGAGGGGGAGCATCACGATTTCGGCGGCGATTTCGTCCTTGATGGCCGTCTCACAGTCTTCGTCACCACACCAGCCGGTCTTGACGTACCCGCCGTGTTGGCCGATGGTGCCGAGGATTTCGCCGCGGCCGTGGGCCTCGCGGATGTTCTCTTCGAGGTTCTCCTCGGCGGCGGCGTACAGTTTGGCGTACACCGTCTCCAGTGCTTCGTCGACCGACTCGACGATGCTGTCCGCGTCGGCAACCTCGCTTTCGCCGTCGGGGCGGTGGACGAGCGTTGCTTCGCCGTCTTCGACCTCGTTGGGGCCGATTTCGATGCGGAGCGGGATGCCGTTGAGTTCGTGTTCGTTGAACTTGAAGCCGGGGTTGCGCTCGTCGCGATCGTCCAACTCCACGCGGAATTGCTCGTCGAGGTCGGCGGCGAGGCCGGCGGCGTACTCCTTGACCTCGTCTTCGGTGTCGGCTTGCCAGATGGGAACGACGACGACCTGCGTGGGCGCCAGCGCGGGCGGGATGACCAGTCCCTGGTCGTCGGAGTGGGTCATGATGAGCGCGCCGAGTGCGCGCCACGACAGCCCCCACGAGGTGGTGTGAGCGATGCGTTCTTCCTCGTCTTCGTCGGTGAAGGTGATATCGAAGGCCTCCGCGAAGGAGGTGCCGAGGTGGTGGGAGGTGCCGGCCTGTACCGACTTGCCGTCGGGCATCAGCGCCTCTATCGTGGTGGTCGTGTCCGCGCCGGGGAACTTGTCATGTTCGGGCTTGCGGCCGGTCATCCCGGGGATGGCCATGACCTCCTCGTACAGTCGCTCGTACTGGCCGAGGCGGGTCATCGTCTCCTCCCAGGCGTCCTCGCTGGTGGCGTGGGCGGTGTGGCCCTCCTGCCAGAGGAACTCCTTGGTCCGGAAGAACGGCTTCGTCTCGGTGGCCTCC contains:
- a CDS encoding signal peptidase I; translation: MTDGTTATEEATMSDTQPERESAPEESRPATSGRVRRIAAVLGFVLIVALVVPFVVFAVPQTIGADHGFVVLSGSMEPAISPGDVVIVASGPVAVGDVITYRMGNEVPTTHRIVEEVDGAYRTKGDANENVDAGLVDPSQVLGNVVVVIPLIGYVILWANTTVGFALLVVVPLVLLGGMEAYRFLRDPEEEHATATAATDGGAGAPDGSVPAEVAVTETEDSPSETSPQKTVEVAGLDLSLTLWVLLAFAAYAGYVLFTEVSRTGVPSAVGVGVFTGALVGFMLVAALVGRERLRTRRQDAEPVAMTDPDADGTPGGD
- the proS gene encoding proline--tRNA ligase — translated: MSGEQELGITESKEHSPGEWYAEVVQKAGLADYAPMGGFIVTRPRGYALWERLQDHLDGWFKETGVDNAYFPMFIPESYLEREKDIVEGFDPEVAWVTHGGHDELEERLAVRPTSESIIAPFMAEWVRSYRDLPLRLNQWCSVVRWEATETKPFFRTKEFLWQEGHTAHATSEDAWEETMTRLGQYERLYEEVMAIPGMTGRKPEHDKFPGADTTTTIEALMPDGKSVQAGTSHHLGTSFAEAFDITFTDEDEEERIAHTTSWGLSWRALGALIMTHSDDQGLVIPPALAPTQVVVVPIWQADTEDEVKEYAAGLAADLDEQFRVELDDRDERNPGFKFNEHELNGIPLRIEIGPNEVEDGEATLVHRPDGESEVADADSIVESVDEALETVYAKLYAAAEENLEENIREAHGRGEILGTIGQHGGYVKTGWCGDEDCETAIKDEIAAEIVMLPLDEDEGPVHDTCGICEEEAVETAYFAKSY